The Pseudoalteromonas translucida KMM 520 genome segment CCGCGTTTAGGGTAACCCGCAATGGTAAATACATGGCTGTGATCGGCTGTTACAACAATAAGCGTTTCCTCTGGATTGGTGTTATCAACCGCAGCTTGTACTGCTTTTGCCAATTCAATGGTGTCGTTTAAAGCGTTATATGCATTACCCGCATGGTGCGCGTGATCAATACGACCCGACTCAACGGTTAAGAAAAAACCTTTATCGTTTTTGCCCAGTACATTTATGGCTTTTTCGGTCATTTGCGAAAGCGAAGGCTCGCCAGCAATATCATTTTTACGGTCAGCTTCGTATTGCATGTGGGATTCGTTAAACAGCCCAAATACTTTAGTAGCATCATCGCTAATTGCATCAAAACCGGTTTGATCCATTACGTAAGTACCATTTGGATATTGCGTTTTCCATTCACTAATTAAATTACGATTATCTGTTCGATCCCCTTCAACTGCACTTACTGCATCGGCTGAATTAAACGCAGCGTCTTTTGGTAAAAAGTGACGACGACCGCCTCCCATAACAACATCAATACCATCTACATCAACACCATTAAAGCGCGCTTTGAGGTTGGCTTCAAAGTTAACCAGTTGCGATGCAATATCTTCACAATTAGCTGACTCGCTCGCAGGCATATCAGAAATATCTTCCCAGTTACGATCGGCCGATTTAGCGTACATAGCTGCAGGGGTTGCATGAGTAATGCGGGCAGTTGAAATAATACCGGTCGCTTTACCCGCAATTTCAGCAAGCCCTAGTGAGGTAACTAGCTCATGCCCTTTGCCTGATACACAATTACCACGCTCAACCGCTTCATCAATACCAATAACCCCCACATCGGTTTTAACCCCAGAGGCCATTGCCGTCATAGTACCTGCCGAGTCGGGCGTTTGTGCATCTACGTTATAGGTTTTTACAAAACCTGAATACGGCATAGTTTCAAAGCTTAATTGATGCTCCTCACCCATTTTGTCCTCTAGCTGCCCGGCTAAAATACGCGCTGCAGTTATTGTCGAAATTCCCATACCATCGCCAACAAATAAAATAACATTTTTAGCCTTACCCGATTCAGTCACTATGCTGGCATTTGCTGTTTTTGTTGTTGCTAACTTAGTTTGTGCATCGCTAAACCAAGTATTACTAGTAAGCGATGCTAACTGCTCGCTGCTAAGCGACGTAGCTGGTGCATTGCATACTAAGTTATTTGATGTAGCCTCACTGCTTTCTAATATTCCATTACCATTGGTATCTTCGCCTGTTTGTGTTGCTACTCCACCGTTAACACATTGCTCGGACCCGACAGCAATTACGTTATTAACAGTTAATATACTATTTTGGTTTTTATCGCTGTCACTTGAGCAACCCGTTAGTGCAAGAGTTACTGCTAAAGAAAGTACCGTTAATTTTTTCATGTTAGCCGCCATTATTGCTGAGTTAGTTCAAGAGCTTGATTAATTATATGAAACACTACATTTTGCTCAATTACGCCCTGTGCAAGCTGAGCACCGGGGCCTTTTGCATGCAATGAAATGTCTTCACCTGCGTGTGTTTCCGAAGCCAATGGCACTGTTGTTTCTTGATGAAAACCAGGGGTTGTTGTATCAATCCCTTGTAATTCAACGCGCCCTGCCACAGCAGCACTTGCATAGCTTGCATCGGCATCTGTTTCATCGCCTAAGTTTCTAAACCCTAAACCATTTGCGTAACCAACTGTGGTGTAAGGCTTGTTATCGGCAGCTAGACTGGGGGCTCTTTCGCCCACGGCCACAACTTGACCTAAAATTGGATTGCCACGTTTGGGGTAGCCCGCAATAGTAAATACATGGCTGTGATCGGCTGTGACTAAAATGAGGGTTTCTTCTGGATTGGTGTTATCAACCGCAGCTTGTACCGCTTTGGCTAACTCTATTGTGTCGTTAAGTGCATTATAAGCATTGCCCGCATGGTGCGCGTGATCAATACGACCCGATTCAACGGTTAAGAAAAAGCCTTTGTCGTTTTTGCCCAGCACTTCAATTGCTTTAGTGGTCATATCGGTAAGTGAAGGCTCGCCGGCAATATCGTTTGCGCGGTCTGCTTCGTATTGCATGTGAGATTCGTTAAATAAGCCAAATACTTTAGTAGCGTCATCGGCAATATTATCAAAGCCGGTTTGGTCCATAACATAAGTTGCAGTAGGGTATTGCGCTTGCCATTCACTAATTAAATTACGATTATCGGTACGATCCCCTTCTATTGCGCTTACTGCGTCTGTTGAATTAGCTGCTGCATCTTTGGGTAAAAAATGTCTACGCCCGCCGCCCATAACAACATCAAGGCCATCTATATCAGTACCAACAAAACGCGCTTCAAGATTTTTTTCAAAGTTAATTAGTTGTGAGGCAATATCTTCACAACCAGCTGCAATTGCATCCTCTGGCATATCAGAAATATCTTCCCAGTTACGATCGGCCGATTTAGCATACGTTGCTGCAGGCGTTGCATGGGTAATTCGCGCTGTTGAAATAACCCCAGTTGCTAGGCCTTTAATTTCTGCTAGCTCTGTTGCTGTTAGTAACTCGTTGCCCGCAACTGTTGAACACACCCCACGCTCTATATTTTCGTTAACACCAATTACACCAACATCGGTTTTCACACCCGAGATCATCGCGGTCATAGTGCCCGCAGAGTCGGGAGTTTGTGCATCTACGTTATAGGTTTTAACTTGTGCAGAATACGGAAAT includes the following:
- a CDS encoding alkaline phosphatase; translation: MKKLTVLSLAVTLALTGCSSDSDKNQNSILTVNNVIAVGSEQCVNGGVATQTGEDTNGNGILESSEATSNNLVCNAPATSLSSEQLASLTSNTWFSDAQTKLATTKTANASIVTESGKAKNVILFVGDGMGISTITAARILAGQLEDKMGEEHQLSFETMPYSGFVKTYNVDAQTPDSAGTMTAMASGVKTDVGVIGIDEAVERGNCVSGKGHELVTSLGLAEIAGKATGIISTARITHATPAAMYAKSADRNWEDISDMPASESANCEDIASQLVNFEANLKARFNGVDVDGIDVVMGGGRRHFLPKDAAFNSADAVSAVEGDRTDNRNLISEWKTQYPNGTYVMDQTGFDAISDDATKVFGLFNESHMQYEADRKNDIAGEPSLSQMTEKAINVLGKNDKGFFLTVESGRIDHAHHAGNAYNALNDTIELAKAVQAAVDNTNPEETLIVVTADHSHVFTIAGYPKRGNPILGKVVGVGETTPSLAADDMPYTTLGYTNGGGFKNLGSETNADANNGSGPVTGRVDLTNIDTTTPGFHQEALVPMSSETHAGEDVGVYAMGPGAHLVTGTNEQSFLFHVMDFAADLVKTANDKVAQ
- a CDS encoding alkaline phosphatase — translated: MKIKKVAAAIALTFAFNAASYADVLPQSQKDSSWYSAAQTKLTTKTTQAQSVKATKAKNIILFVGDGMGVSTLTAARILQGQRNNQSGEEGYLSFETFPYSAQVKTYNVDAQTPDSAGTMTAMISGVKTDVGVIGVNENIERGVCSTVAGNELLTATELAEIKGLATGVISTARITHATPAATYAKSADRNWEDISDMPEDAIAAGCEDIASQLINFEKNLEARFVGTDIDGLDVVMGGGRRHFLPKDAAANSTDAVSAIEGDRTDNRNLISEWQAQYPTATYVMDQTGFDNIADDATKVFGLFNESHMQYEADRANDIAGEPSLTDMTTKAIEVLGKNDKGFFLTVESGRIDHAHHAGNAYNALNDTIELAKAVQAAVDNTNPEETLILVTADHSHVFTIAGYPKRGNPILGQVVAVGERAPSLAADNKPYTTVGYANGLGFRNLGDETDADASYASAAVAGRVELQGIDTTTPGFHQETTVPLASETHAGEDISLHAKGPGAQLAQGVIEQNVVFHIINQALELTQQ